Proteins from a single region of Parabacteroides sp. FAFU027:
- a CDS encoding autotransporter-associated beta strand repeat-containing protein, whose translation MIKSYIKAFLICFFSATSVLFGQRQMEKLNRGLVAVRTSSSQVFLSWRLQGTDPENIAFNLYRDGVKITSTPISSVTNYTDNSTVGTSYAVKPVLNGVETGETNQASVWTNNYVEIPMQVPDSMTMPDGTKCGYSPNDCSVGDVDGDGEYEIIIKWDPSNSKDNSQSGYTGDVYLDCYKLNGTRLWKYPIDLGKNIRAGAHYVDIEVEDFDGDGKAEIAVKTAPGTKDATGAFLSKGPAASDNDAADYRNTSGYILLGPEYLSVFSGLTGAELATTYFVPARNSSITSSDVSAWGDNYGNRVDRFLACTAYLDGIHPSIVMCRGYYTRVCLTAFDYKNGTITQRWKYDSNSPNGVNAYGQGNHNLSVADIDDDGKDEIVYGASAFDDDGKCLYSTGLGHGDAMHVTDLDPDRKGLEVWEVHESTSATYGYEMHDAKTGAILWGAFTGSDNGRGLAANVNASSRGFEMWSAAGPGVSSCKGATLATSSPSMNFRIYWDGDLQDELLDNITISKYGAGTLLSASGCSSNNGTKATPNLSADILGDWREELILRTSDNTKLRIYTTTIATTNRLYTLMHDAQYRDAIAWQNAGYNQPPHAGFYIGDDMDTPPPSAAYNGEKRWKSGTIWDNNTTASWTDSLSQVSTFKNGDGVLFDVSAGANAAVSVFGSLSPANVKVNSPYNVTLSGDGGLTGDMTMKKVASGILTLNNNNSYTGATTVWSGDFYNNGVLSNSEVNIKSFVKLGGKGVFGNNVTLANNTTLSPGTATGEAAKMTFSKALKESGAVTYNLDIVMNTAGNVVANDTIIVNGDWTISGKSTFAINGVNGTIKAGDYKLMHCSGAVPSDLAKITITGIPASLGYVLLNQNGDIILRVKAPSNLVWSGSVNTSWDVAKTANWIENTSAQTFMSNDSVLFNDNATTKTVVIGERVLPATVNVDASTGYSFSGTGYIDGVGGLTKNGTGKLSIYTSNKYTGQTIINGGILEFSTLTNGGVASSIGAATNAPANIRMNGGRINYTGSTASTDRGFTVGQNGGILSVVLPSATLTTIGKLTGAGKLTKEGAGGLTLSVASDYKGGTQINAGTLTLANDVANTSGLGSGGDTITFKGGTLSMFDSNTTSNTSSWNIVIPTGATGTLKTDGKSTIVGSLTGAGTLNYYINYIGNYLQSDASKFAGTINVTTDADGGYFIPYNTKGLPLAKVYLNNLVTMMYPVSANVKIPVGDLTGGATSVLGAGGTSACTITWSVGGLNANSTFSGVINNTQYSGTGAVAAIVKEGTGTWTLTNSNTYTGGTTVNGGTLMVNNTTGSGLGTGAVTVNAGGTLAGTGIISGAVTVNSDGVLSTGNNRTGTLTVNNSVNLAAGSIWAVDIDKTNAKNDLLTLTSTLNVAGKLQVTALNGTSFAAGDEFKIVNGTVLGLPTEVIPAQPATNLAWDLSELATRGVLKVTNAAGVNTPQVVTRIYPNPFRNTLTVDLGSEATDLQVSLESMLGQTVYVQQASNTAKLQMNLSGLSDGVYLLKVKADNQEFVKKIVKE comes from the coding sequence ATGATTAAAAGTTACATTAAAGCTTTTCTGATTTGCTTCTTTAGTGCAACATCAGTGCTGTTTGGCCAACGGCAAATGGAAAAACTAAACCGCGGACTGGTAGCGGTCAGAACCTCTTCGAGTCAGGTATTTCTTTCCTGGCGATTACAGGGTACAGATCCTGAGAACATTGCATTTAACCTCTATCGCGATGGTGTCAAGATTACTTCTACGCCTATTTCGTCCGTAACCAATTATACTGACAATTCGACGGTTGGTACATCTTATGCCGTAAAACCTGTACTTAATGGTGTAGAAACAGGCGAAACCAACCAGGCTTCTGTGTGGACTAACAATTACGTGGAAATACCCATGCAAGTGCCCGATTCCATGACCATGCCAGACGGTACCAAATGCGGATATTCTCCCAATGATTGTAGCGTTGGTGACGTGGATGGAGATGGAGAATATGAGATTATCATAAAGTGGGATCCCTCTAACTCTAAGGATAACTCTCAATCAGGTTATACCGGTGATGTTTATCTCGATTGCTACAAATTAAACGGAACCCGCCTCTGGAAATATCCGATTGATTTAGGTAAGAATATCCGTGCAGGTGCGCATTACGTTGATATTGAAGTAGAAGACTTTGACGGTGACGGCAAAGCGGAAATTGCGGTCAAAACAGCGCCGGGAACCAAAGATGCAACGGGTGCTTTTCTGAGCAAAGGGCCTGCAGCCTCCGACAATGATGCTGCTGATTATCGAAATACCTCCGGATACATCCTGCTTGGTCCGGAATACCTGAGCGTATTTAGTGGACTGACCGGAGCAGAGTTGGCTACTACCTATTTTGTCCCTGCCCGAAATAGCAGCATTACTTCCAGCGATGTGTCTGCTTGGGGCGACAATTATGGAAACCGTGTTGACCGTTTCCTGGCTTGTACTGCCTATCTGGATGGAATACACCCGAGTATCGTGATGTGCCGGGGATATTATACCCGCGTTTGCCTGACTGCATTTGATTATAAAAATGGAACCATCACTCAAAGGTGGAAATACGATTCAAATTCACCTAACGGCGTTAACGCTTATGGACAGGGTAATCACAACCTGAGTGTGGCCGATATCGATGACGATGGCAAAGATGAGATTGTGTATGGAGCCTCGGCATTTGATGATGATGGCAAATGTTTGTATTCTACAGGGCTTGGACACGGTGATGCCATGCACGTGACAGACCTTGACCCTGACAGAAAAGGTCTTGAAGTGTGGGAAGTTCATGAAAGCACAAGTGCTACTTATGGTTATGAGATGCACGATGCTAAGACAGGCGCTATTTTGTGGGGTGCTTTTACCGGCTCTGATAATGGTCGGGGTTTGGCTGCGAATGTCAATGCTTCGAGCCGTGGTTTTGAGATGTGGAGTGCGGCAGGCCCGGGTGTCTCAAGCTGCAAAGGAGCAACCTTAGCGACCAGTAGCCCGTCCATGAACTTCCGTATATATTGGGATGGCGATTTACAGGACGAGTTACTTGATAATATTACAATCTCAAAATATGGTGCTGGAACTCTATTGTCAGCTTCCGGATGTTCATCCAACAATGGCACAAAAGCTACTCCAAACCTTTCAGCCGACATCCTCGGAGACTGGCGCGAAGAGTTGATTCTGCGCACTAGCGATAATACAAAACTTCGAATTTATACCACCACAATAGCAACTACAAACAGGCTTTACACCCTGATGCACGATGCCCAGTACCGCGATGCGATAGCCTGGCAAAATGCAGGTTACAACCAACCACCACATGCAGGCTTTTATATCGGGGATGATATGGATACACCTCCACCGTCAGCAGCCTATAATGGCGAAAAACGCTGGAAAAGCGGTACCATCTGGGATAATAATACAACGGCTTCGTGGACTGACAGCCTGAGCCAGGTATCGACGTTTAAAAATGGAGATGGCGTCCTGTTTGATGTCTCTGCCGGAGCAAATGCAGCGGTTTCCGTATTCGGAAGTCTGTCACCGGCCAATGTAAAAGTCAATTCTCCATACAACGTTACCCTTTCGGGCGATGGCGGGTTAACCGGAGACATGACGATGAAGAAAGTGGCCTCAGGTATATTGACACTGAACAATAACAACAGCTACACCGGAGCTACAACCGTTTGGTCAGGTGATTTTTACAACAATGGCGTGTTGTCAAACAGTGAAGTAAATATCAAGTCATTTGTCAAACTGGGAGGTAAAGGCGTCTTTGGAAACAATGTTACGTTGGCCAATAATACCACGCTGAGCCCGGGAACTGCTACAGGAGAGGCTGCAAAAATGACTTTTTCCAAAGCCCTGAAAGAGTCTGGCGCTGTCACTTACAACCTGGATATCGTGATGAACACAGCCGGAAATGTAGTGGCAAATGATACCATCATTGTAAATGGAGACTGGACCATTTCTGGAAAAAGTACTTTTGCTATCAACGGTGTTAACGGCACCATTAAAGCCGGTGATTATAAACTAATGCACTGTTCCGGTGCCGTTCCTTCTGACCTGGCCAAAATTACGATTACGGGTATTCCTGCTTCATTGGGTTATGTGTTATTGAATCAGAACGGCGATATCATATTGCGGGTGAAAGCTCCCTCCAATCTGGTGTGGAGTGGAAGCGTGAATACAAGTTGGGACGTGGCTAAAACGGCCAACTGGATTGAAAATACAAGCGCCCAGACTTTTATGTCAAATGATTCAGTGTTGTTCAATGATAATGCCACTACAAAAACAGTTGTTATCGGTGAAAGGGTATTGCCCGCTACCGTGAATGTGGATGCTTCTACTGGATATTCATTTAGCGGAACCGGATATATTGACGGGGTAGGAGGGTTGACTAAAAACGGAACTGGCAAGTTGAGCATTTATACTTCAAATAAATATACCGGTCAAACAATTATTAATGGCGGTATTCTTGAATTTAGCACTCTGACAAACGGCGGTGTTGCATCATCTATCGGTGCAGCAACCAATGCTCCGGCAAACATCCGGATGAACGGAGGCCGGATTAACTATACCGGTTCTACGGCTTCAACTGACCGGGGATTCACCGTGGGACAAAATGGCGGAATCCTCTCTGTTGTGCTTCCTTCGGCCACATTGACGACAATCGGAAAACTGACCGGCGCCGGAAAACTAACCAAAGAAGGTGCCGGAGGTCTGACGCTTTCTGTGGCAAGTGATTACAAAGGTGGTACCCAAATCAACGCCGGTACTCTTACACTTGCTAATGATGTTGCCAATACCAGCGGATTGGGTTCCGGGGGTGATACCATCACCTTCAAAGGCGGTACTCTGTCTATGTTTGACAGTAATACTACATCCAATACTTCAAGCTGGAACATTGTAATACCAACGGGTGCTACAGGTACGTTGAAAACTGACGGAAAGTCCACAATCGTAGGGTCGTTAACAGGTGCCGGTACTCTGAACTACTACATCAATTATATCGGAAACTATTTGCAATCGGACGCGTCTAAGTTTGCCGGTACAATCAACGTGACTACCGATGCCGATGGCGGTTATTTCATTCCATATAACACGAAAGGTCTTCCTTTGGCTAAAGTATATCTGAATAACCTGGTTACCATGATGTACCCGGTTTCAGCCAATGTGAAGATTCCGGTCGGAGATCTTACCGGAGGTGCAACCTCTGTCCTGGGTGCCGGAGGTACTTCCGCCTGTACGATTACCTGGTCGGTGGGTGGCCTGAATGCTAACTCCACCTTCAGCGGCGTAATTAATAATACCCAATATAGCGGAACGGGCGCTGTGGCAGCCATCGTCAAAGAGGGAACCGGAACCTGGACGCTGACCAATAGCAATACCTATACCGGAGGAACGACCGTAAATGGCGGTACATTGATGGTAAATAACACAACCGGAAGCGGTTTAGGTACCGGAGCGGTAACCGTAAATGCAGGCGGTACACTGGCCGGAACCGGTATCATATCCGGAGCTGTTACGGTAAATAGCGATGGTGTTCTTTCTACCGGAAATAATAGAACGGGTACGCTTACCGTAAACAATAGTGTAAATCTTGCGGCCGGAAGTATCTGGGCGGTGGATATTGATAAGACCAATGCCAAGAATGATTTGCTGACTCTGACCAGTACGCTCAATGTGGCAGGAAAACTTCAGGTAACCGCATTAAACGGAACTTCGTTTGCCGCAGGAGACGAGTTTAAGATTGTAAATGGTACGGTTTTAGGCCTTCCTACAGAAGTCATTCCGGCTCAGCCGGCTACCAATCTTGCCTGGGACTTAAGCGAACTGGCTACCCGTGGGGTATTGAAAGTAACCAATGCTGCCGGTGTCAACACACCCCAGGTGGTTACCCGCATTTATCCAAATCCGTTCAGAAACACGCTTACCGTTGACTTAGGTTCTGAAGCGACTGACCTTCAGGTTTCTCTGGAATCTATGTTGGGACAAACGGTTTATGTGCAACAAGCATCCAATACTGCAAAACTTCAGATGAATCTGTCCGGGTTGTCAGACGGCGTTTATCTGCTGAAAGTCAAAGCCGATAATCAGGAGTTTGTGAAAAAGATAGTAAAAGAATAA
- a CDS encoding YtxH domain-containing protein, with amino-acid sequence MKTMKLFGALMAGAIVGGALAILFAPAKGSETRAKLAEGAKDLTDDIMDQMKKEADNLREKAEELKHMAETKMEEVKTVVKQKTEAMMHHN; translated from the coding sequence ATGAAAACCATGAAATTATTTGGAGCATTAATGGCCGGAGCTATTGTTGGTGGAGCTCTTGCAATTCTTTTTGCACCGGCAAAAGGTAGTGAAACACGTGCCAAACTGGCTGAAGGTGCTAAAGACCTTACCGATGACATTATGGATCAGATGAAAAAAGAAGCCGACAATCTGCGTGAAAAAGCTGAAGAGCTGAAACATATGGCCGAAACAAAAATGGAAGAAGTTAAGACTGTAGTTAAACAGAAAACAGAAGCAATGATGCATCACAATTAA